The nucleotide window atgggaacaataattataataatcaaaaccaatacgttaacccctttgggtaacataatacaaccaaacgtcaaccccatTTGGATgacaacacataaattctcaatttccaattaatttctttcaaattatttgagatgtctaatccttatgtaaATTACAATGCCTCAATAGAAAtgaacaacactacttgcacaaccacataaacagtatggtctaagcgtgtacctttaagcgctgcaaacaaCAATGTTCAAGCACGACCGAAATTTCgtcctcttatgaatcgaggtcctaaataacacacacaaaaaacAATCACGTATTAAAatgtgtttacacatttaatccactccatactcaaaaatatcactaagacttgataattttcaatTGTTTACATCCAAAACCCAATGGTCCGAAATAtcaaattctgaccagaaactttaagggccatttcagacagtttagaaaattcaaatgaaaaatccgactacgccattgcgttcggaacgcgtcaattaccttggataccaaatttcataatttctaacatccatttactatttttaattattttaggtgtttaacgagtttttaacgcaacggTGCATAAAACAACGGAAAACGACTAACATTTCCGGGTCGGCACCTCTAACGAGGCAGAACAGCTGCTGCCgaatacatatgtatatatattttttttattattattattttatacatatattatcaaccctttttaaatctcatgatcAAAATAAATCTGGCAagatcacattcacaaaatccttcaagagacttgaaatttcataaattatgataactagaTTTAAATACCTAATTCtctcaacaaaataaattttgtagagaattacaaaaccaagtcaaccttttaaatcaagacacatatacataaatataatacAATCTTTCAAACAAATcgaattttgctaaaggatttgcaaattcttggatgactaccttacttgatccataccctccaaatttctactaacaaattgaaatttagttagagaaatttaaaccataaaagaaatttatttaaatatcaacataaactcaatccttataacaaatttaaactttgttaaagaatataaatcaagaaacataacctaatccttttaacaaaattaaggtttattaaaggattattaaagaaaattacataaaaatataatcaatccttctcaaagtcataggatatcatcatacataaaatataactcatcttagaaaaccttgtatataaaatctacaatTAGCAACTCCATTGaacttacccctttgatcaaaaggttgaatgacaaaaacaagagaataattttttttttttatttttttttttattttttttttattttgtgaatGCCGAAAGCAAGAGCACAAGGTAGAGgaaaatttttctgatttttctttgttcaCTTGAGGCTTTGCAATGTGAGGAATACAAAGGATGTTTAGGATTAATAGGGGAAATTAAAGACCAACCTAATTAatcctaattacaccattatgagaggagttacaagactcctcccatacccTCCAAAACCGGCTGCCCCCTTCACCTCCCTtccattataattttatttttaaattaattaagtaattattatacttttgttaaaacagcaaagaaacgtcacgcgataacatcgtacgcgataaaactcgttaccgttaaaattaaacttactttatttcttataattaactatgtaaaataatataatttaatattacttatttattttattttgttatacttcattttattatattttatttatttttaaatccgATAAATTACGAGGTGTTACAAGTTGTTTatgtagttttttttgttttcgctCTAATGTATTTAGTGGtgtataaataatgaaaatttataaaaagtgatattatgaaaatagacTTATTAAATAAGTTCTCACATTAttgtattttttcttttgtatacAAAGAGTAATAAGTGAAATGATATTGATTGataaacaataattacaatttaAGTCTATTAACTATGTTGAATCAGAGGTAGTAAAAAATATTAGgttttagaattttatttgaaCGCTTTGAGAGATAATTTTGTTCAAGTCTAGATGACTTTCATCTCTAATAACTTTATATTATGTAGTAGAATTTTTCTAGTTATTCTTTCACTTTTTTTATTTCCACCTGTTTTGAAGTAAATTTAAAGTTTCACCATCTCTAAATCCGCatcataaaaagttaaaaaaataataagagacATTATATATCCTTAATTTcaattagataaaaaaaaaaaaatcaaaggtcAAAATGGAGCAACAAaagttttaaattattatggtTATTTATACAATATACTTCCTTCAATTTTTATTACTTGCCCCCAAACTCAATATAGCAATGTTCATCATTCTATGATACTTTACATATTGTGGctattatacaaaaaaaaacataatcatatggaatcttgttttattcgcctcatcatatattttcataatatcaaatttttataattcttagttgcatataactctaaattaaaataatctgACACACATATTGGACTGTATAAAAGTTGCTTGGGCgcaagttaaaaaaaatcaaaggaaATTATAATTTTACTGTAGAATGATAAGTGACAAACTTTCAAAAACCTTAACAAATGGcgattttttattgtttgtaaATTATATACATGACAAACTTATCAATTACGTAACTATTAAAATATCCTTAAATAATCGAAAATATTCATATATTATGTAACTTtttaaattatacaaaaaaaagtCACGAATTTGTGAATAAGTATTATAATTTCTTTAAAACTTTTCAAATATGCTAATAGGatcttgaaaaaaatattttctcctATGAATATCTTATGAAATATTCCCTCTCATATCAGTGTCCCATTTTAATATTGGGTCAACCCACCTTATTTGTCTCATTTCTACTTATACTTATTAAATTTAACCTTTTTAAATCTTTACACTTATTAATTCCAGTTTACCTCTATCAAGTTTAAACCTACTATATGATTTCTCTTTTACATGTGGTTCTTTTTAACCATCtaaaaattggtgaaaaatcaaataagacacttagagtaaataagagggagtattataaggtcttaaaattgtaaaaataatcttctttttatatttttatcccTGTTCACTATTGAGTTAACaacaaatttttagaaaataataaatataatttaatgaacaataatttaaaattttcattagtaataatttattttaattgtttagtttattaacataacaaatttgatgatttttaaaaaatattttttaaataggaGAAATCAAATAAGAAGACGAAGAAAATAAGATATTATGACACATATATCAGCTAAAATCATAATTACAATAGGATTATattcttgaaaaaaaaatacaaaatcaaacaaacgtTGTctatattaaagaaaaaaaactacATTATTCTATAGTAGTTATgcattgaaaatcaaaatactAGTAGTTTTTTTTGGTGCCCAACACAAACGCATGCCTATTATTAAAaactttcaattttaatcaataTGCATTTTGAAGGAATGAAACTCTGTTCGTCACTATTCATCAAAGTTTCTTcgttttattttggttttcaaTACAATTTTTTAGAGAAAGAAACGATCAAAAATAAAGTTGAATAATTTTAAAGTAGTCGATCAGAGTCAAACTCTCTCTAACTTAAtctcaaatttttattaaagtATTGTTGAATCATCTACTTCATATTGAAAATTTTACAACTATTTCCTAAAATGTGCCTTATTTTAGGTTTTTATCAGttcaatttgaaatttttaacgTTAAATATGAGGTCGGTTGAAtttcatctattttttttttattttttaacattttagcTCAATCAATCATAAATCATATAAGTGATTTCATGTTAATTAATGTAGTTGATGATAATACTTGCAATTGTTTAATAATGCTTACTAGGTATATACCGGTGCTAAGCAGTGAAACATAAGAACTTTTTGTAAAAGTAAAGtatcaatataaatataaacaatatatatatatatatatatatatatatatatatatatatatatatatatatatatatatatatatatttgaagatCATTAAGCATTATTATAGTCTTAAAAAATTTGcttgataaaatttatactattgttttttaaaatgaGTTGTTtgaaaaaatactaataatatagaGATGTCAGAAAAATACCAAAAATTTAtactattctttttattataacAAACCCCAaaattcaatattaaaagtattcaaaaaaaatttaagatatacctttaaattcaatttaataatatataccatagattttaatttcaaaatcaaagtaaaaactcatcatatatatagattaaaatGGAATTTAACACACTAAAGTAATTACACTAatgacttaaaatgtcaatttcaaatccttgaaattggtcttttaagtgtttaaagtggtcttttaactcttaaaattgacattttaatttgtaaaattgatAGCGGTCATAATATATTTATCTTGTTTATGTTCATCACATATCATGTATCAGAAATTTGACTGGAAAGTAAGTTGTTTATGGTACTTAAATCATGTATTGCATCAAATAAAACcctaacttaataaaaaaaaaaaaaaaaaaaagaaaatatcatAAACAAGGTTAAAGTGTCTAGTGAATGATAACTTGAGATCTGTGGGGGATTTTTGCTTTGTGTACAAATACATTAGTGGCTAATGTGAACAATCGCATTGCATGTGTGTTCTCTATCAATTCACTTAGTTAATATAGATGTTTTAGTGTGGTATAATCAAGGGTGGATTTAGAAATCAACTCAAGTGATGtcatgataaaatttatattcaaCAATATTTGACAAATTAAGGCAATTGTTCAAatacaataacaatttaataattaataatcaaaataacaatccaaatacaataacaatttaataATTCATAATCAATATAACAATCAATATCAAAGATGAATTGTCAAATGAAAACAAGAGGAAAAtataatctaataaaaagattaaaaatttttacAGGTCATTTCATTGAGTTTCACAACATGGAAGGATTTTGTTAACATACATACGATCTAATAAAAAGTCTAAAAATTCTACGTGTCATTCTCATGAAACTCCAACACatgaaatgattttatttgttcattttaatttatgtggCAAATCAAATTAATTGATGTCATTTTAActcacaaaaaataattaaatagagTCTCCTTCGACGGTGGAGTATGTGTCATCGAGTTGTACAGGTCGACTTCGACGGTCGTGTTGTCTATGGATGTCTTTTTTCAAAGCAAACCACATCAAAAGAGTTAaaacattgaaaaataaatcaagttCAAAGCTTCTATAAGCATAAGACTTGcagtttttcttttcttcctgGTCTTCCAAGATACCAATTAAGTTGCTTCGAAACATAACAATATTATTGATGTGAAGACTTCTAGCAGCAGATCACGAGCCACAACCAGTTGGTGAAGCAGTCAAGCAGCTCGTCGCTATTGCAACTGATGGAAAACCAAGCTAAGCCTAGCTTGATAATAAAGAGGAGATCTCCGACCGGAGTGTCGAACCTCTCATTTCGAATTGAGTTGAATTGTGCAAAGCTCTGATTCAATGCCGATTTATCTAAAATCAAGTGACAGGCCATAGAACAAGAGCAATAACCAACGAGCATATCGAAATAATCATTCTACATATAAGTACATATAAAATAACCATGGAATACAAGAACTTGAGGAAAAAGAAAAGTCCTTTAATCAGTTAATGTAAGACTGTATTTCATTTCTTTGCACAAGAGCTGAACATCATCACCTTTTGTAGTACGTAACTGATGACAAATTTGTATCATACAACAACAATGAAAGTATTCTGACAAATGGGGCTTGTTTCTACTCATTTTTCTGCAAGCTTGTCTTTCCAAAATAGCATCAGAAAACAAAATGACAGTAGCTGGAAGAAATAAATCCAGCCCGGTTCACCCCACCGAAACAAAATATGAGGTGACGATCAAGCAAAAACTCAATTCTTTTTCAAGCAGTTGGTGCATGTTCATGTATAATGTCTGCCAATTTATTTCTTTCCTCCTCGTTTTTTACTCTAATTAGAACCGTACGAGCAACTGCTTTTCCACTTTCTCCACTTTCATCCTGCATCATGAGATGGACATTTATACGAGAGCCACAAACTTATGACCAACAGCAAGACTAATATTACTACAATAACCAAATCCCAAACCCATAACCCAATTATGGTAGCTTACGTGTGATGGAGTGAGAATATGGccttaatttcaatttcaatggaGGAAACAACCAACTAAGAAAGGGGATGTGAGATTTGAGAGAACGAGAAGATACAAATAGTGATACAATTAATGCAGCACGTAAATTATGGGTAAAGCGAAAAAATTGATATATCTAGATACCCGTGAACATACAAGATCTATTTATGAGTTTATGCAACAAAGAGAAGATGAAACTTCAGTTTCACTAACAAGGAGTCTCTAAATTTAGTGGTCTTCATAACCATTTTGAAAGATTGACAAAATCAGCATAAATAGTAATAACATGAAAGACTGAACCAGAGCAATACCAAAGTATGGAATATAGTCACAATGgcatttttctgcaaatttgtTTTGATGCCTGGGTATAATGAAGCATTGAGCATTATCTTTCCAACCTACAACCATCAAAATACACAAACACACAACAGCAGGAGTCAGCAGGCAAAACTCGTTACATACTTGGAAACGGGTAAATGGAGAAAATGtttcaaaataacaaaatatgatTAGCATTCAGCAACAAGGAGAGAAATATCAGACGTACATCATTACGGACAAGTATTCTTGGCTTAGATTCCTTTGTACCCTTGCTAGCCGCCTCCACGCATTTGATAAAAAGTTTTCCAGCACCTTTATCTTTCCATGGCTCCTTGTCAGCAGAATCAGTTGACTGTatatcaacataaaaaaaaaaaaaaaaagaaactttaAATCTTAATACAAATAGAAAGTTTCCCACTTCCCACCAATGGAAAATGCAAATATCAATTTACTGAAATCTCAATTCAGTAATAAACCATGAGACATCACATGACAAAAACAGAAGAAACTCTGAATTTTCATGTTAAACAATGTAGAGAGTGATGTGGTCAACCGTGTCGTTTCTGAAACCGTGATAAATTTCATCAAATCTACCCAAGCACAGACATCTTTCCTACAGAGCAAGCTTTTTTCAGACCATACCTTTATGTAGAGCTTGCATTTGGTTTCGTGCACCACAGTAATACCCTTTTCTTCAGAACTTTTCACGGATGGGCTGCTAGGTTGCTCAGGTTCATTATCTGCAGATCACATACATCATTCAGAACATGCACGACTCGATTAACAGAAAAGGctcaaatttcaacaaaaagaaCAGATGAACATAAGTTCGAATaacaaataaatcataaattcCCAATGAATCGACCATAAGCCCTGTCTAGAGTGTTGATCCTCCAAGTTAATCCTTATCAAATCCAAAAAGTTCAGGGTTAgtatgatctatgaacaatttGGTCAgtatgatctatgaacaatttggtcttattttgattgaaatgataaatttataaaaatacgCCTACAGTATATGGTTGTATAATATATGAGACAATATACCTATATGACAGAAGTTTGAGACAGATGGAAAATCCAACAATATCCTTATACAGATATGCTGAAGCCGAATAAGATGAGTAATCCAGTTAAAAATAGAATACTCTTTGAAGTTGAGCCATAAATAAAACTCAAAAGGACATAGAGAGACGGGGAAGAGGTTTTACAATTTACTGACCCCTCCAGTCTTGTTTATGTCTCATTAACATAATTCTGTTTAGATTGAAATGATGCATATCATACCATTATCAACATCCTCTTTGACACTGTCATTGATTGCAGCTGGTTTTTGATTCCCTGgaagaataaaagaaaaagatgatcAATCATCATTTAATGTAACAGTTGCTGCACAAAAAATAAGTCGCCACCTCACTTTCATACAAACAATAGCCCATTTCTTTCAAGAAAACAAAAATGTCCATCATCTGATATATTTATCATGTCTATTATGTAATGATTAATACCCTACCAAACATAAAAGTTTCTTGACTCTTGAACGAAGTTCCAGCAATCGAAGAACCAAATAATGGTGTTTGACTATTTGAAAATATTCCAGAACTTGTAGAACTCAAAAAGCTGGTGGTATTAGCCAACGAGGATGCTTGATTGCTCGATGATACACCAAAACTAAGTGAAGTAGAAAAGCTGACAGTTTTGACTGGTGGCGGTGATTTAATACCGAAAGATACTCCAGAGCTCCATGATGTTACAGGAGAAGCACTCGCACTTTGTGAAAGAGCTTGAGTATTTGCAGATAAACCAAAGCTCCATGAAGGAGATGAACTTGTAGAGCTAAGAATTGAGGAAGAGGTAGAGGTGGAGCTAGAAGCACCAGAGTTTGACGAATGTAAGAAGCCTGTATTTTCACTACTACCAAACACATATGTCCCTGGGCCAGATTTTACATCCTTGCTGTTTGTTTGCAGAGTATTTTTCTTCTCACTATACTGGGTTCCCAACAAAGATGTACTGCCTTcaatacaatttttttcttttagccAATTGACAACATCAGTGAATTTCCCCTGTTAAGGATGAGGAATAGAAACAACCGTCATTGACCTTGTTGAAAGCCAAAGAATATAGAAGGTACATATATATGAAAACACCATAACAATAACCGagtacaacacaatttggtcaAAAACTATCTATAATTTAAACGGAAGTTAAGTAAAATGATTGGAAGACTAAAGCAAAAGAAACAATCTTTTACTTTGAAAGCAACTCAGAGAATgaagggaaaaaaaaagaaaaactataGAAAGGTTGAATTATGGCTATTCATTCATGCAAATCAATGGAGATATAGACCAAGATCTATCTCATAAGACTATCTGCATGCCTTAAATCGAGAGGGGAAACTAGAGTAATATCAGTTTCATTTCAATAATCCGTCGCTTTATTTATTTCTTGCATGTTATAACGTACCCAAGGGCATAGGTTCATTAAATAGTTCATCCCTAAATTTCAAGGGTTATCGAGTCGTACCCGGACACATGTCCAACAGCGGCATCAAGTTGACAAGTAAACATAAaggaatgaatgaagaaaatattTTTGGATGATCACAACTCATATCTTAGATGCATCCCATGAGTTTGGAATTAAGACTTCAGCAAAATTCCTATATTGATCAACTTTATAGTTAAAGAACATAGGTGATTTGTCCTCAGATTGATCGTGAATAgatgggaaaaaaaaaagaaatatagaaCATCAATGGAAGTATGCACTTAAGCACTACATAAGCTTTGTGTACATCAAGAGCTCATACACAATTACAAACTTAGTTAAATGACCTGAAGACGTACATTTTCAAATAACCTAGTCATTATAAGGTGTTATGAAAAAGTACAATGTTTAAAGGACTTTAATATCGGCATCAAGTTTTATAGTGCATATATAGCTAGCAGGATTGATCCTCCAATGTGTTTACGCAGGTACGACTCCTCATTGTCATGATATATACCAGGTTTATCCCTAGGTCGGGAAGACACGTGACACAAGGACAGGCACAGCTAACGAGTTGTTACCGTTCCAGCCACGTGTCGGGTGTATAAACACTTTCCAAGACTTTTTTTGGAGATGTCTCATGAACTGATCAGGGAATGTGAATAACAGCTAAAATTCAGACAAATGGAAGATTAGGGATTTTGCCCCGGTGGCTCAGGCAATATGCATTGGGCAGTCTAAATGCAGTGATCATCTTCTCAGGGGATCAGAGGAATTTTTGAAACTTCTGTCATCTCAATCATGTGAGAGAACTTTATGTCTTTATGTCTTCTTTTTCACTCTCTttcccattttattttttctagcTTTATTGTCTCTCCTCTAGTGTGGAGGGTGCCAAAAGGTTATTTCTTGTTTTGTGGCATTTGAGCTTCGAAGTTTAGACCAAAAATATGGAGCCAAGCTTAAAGCTTTAACTTACAACTTTTACAAATCCCTCTATTTTCCATGTCATTTAATTCCGAACCTTGTGTTAGGATTTTCCATACATCTCTTTTTTTCTGCCATATCCAGTACCAACACTTGTCTTATAACATACAGAAAGTGGAAGCAAGTAGATAGGATTGATTATAGAAAATCGAGGAAAATGCACCCTCAAGTAGTAGCTCAAGCTACTGGTCTGAATATCAATGCACCTAATCAGATTTGAAAGTACTTTACAACCTTAATTAGATAGGAACCATACACTAGGCCTCAGCCACAGATCAATCCGTTCTTACTAATATTCTTCTTTGTACTTCATTCTATGATCCTGTATCAATCTCTTCTCTGCCCCAGTGCTATATTCTTCCTAGAGCTAATAGAAAGAACAACAGAGAAGGAAAAAATTGTAGCTAAACAAATTTAAGGATAAGACCTTCAACAAAAACATATCCCAACCTaaccaaataaacaaaagaGAGCACATAATAAAGTTAAACAGAAAAAACTACTATCAAgacttttatatttaaaatacccCTTCTgtgaatataaattatataatatataatctaGCCAGGACAATCATCTAATGTACCCATTAGTGATTCGACCCAACTTCCCAACACatgaaataaatactaaacAATCAAATAGGAAAAGGGAAAGTTGTACCAATATGTCAGAAGCTTGGCGTAAGTAGTCCATAATGCCATCTTCCCAAAGTTCATCTGGGTGATCCCGTAACTGAGATTGCACCCAACTGTCAGACATCAATAAGCAATATATAAGAGCCACCAAAAAGCTCAAACAGCAATAACCCATTGTAGGAAGAATTAACAAAGTACATGCATCAATTTAGAAATAGAAGAGGCCAGTCAATAAGAGTTACTGAAACTCGATTCAGATAACTGgtcaagtattaaaaaaaaaaaaaaaaatacatgcaAGGCAGCTTGACAAAGAAAACATAGATTAAACAAGATTACAAAAACTCCACCAGAAAGAAGATGAACCTTGCAAATTCAGTGTTTAAAGCCCTCACATGTTGTCGAGCAGCCTTACGTCGGTCCAACAATGGTGCAGCAGCTGTTACCCCTTCAGGTGATGGCGAGACTACAGTTTCTTGACAACCTAAAGAAGATTCTGCTATGGCCTTTTTAATTTGAAACTGCAtgaagaaaaaggaagtgtAAAAATTCTCATCCTACTCAACCTCTTCAAGTTTTGTGCAGCAAGAGCTGCTACAGGAAAGGATTGACATGAACAGAGAAACTCCAAATTACTTCATCAGTGTTTTTAGCAGCATTAACTAAGAgctaaattaaaacatataatatattacatgacatgaaaacaaaatattattcaaTAATCCAAGTTTGGAAAGTGAAACCAGTTTACTAATAAGATTTACACTCCACAAATTTCAATTGCACTAGAATCCTTCCTGATCCAACCTAAAGAGATTATCGCAGAGATCAATACCGATCCTCACGCAGCAATCAACTCCTAAACTATGTAATGGGTCATTGTGAACAACCTAAAACTAGCTAAAATCATAGAACACAATGAATTTCCAAATATATAAGAACCACTACTAAGAACTAAAGGAAAATTTCTACAACTGCCAAATTTGAAAGGAAATTTCAAAAACTTCTGTAAAAAtggaatgaaaacaaaatttgtGACCCAACTTCGCATACATTTGGACTGAAAATGTCAATAGCATTTCATCTTTGCTAGTGTCTAGTGACCACTATACATATGATCCCTATAGTAGTTTTCAACTAGGATTCCTAGTTACCTTCTTATTAAAATATAGGTATTCATATGCATTATGTTGCTCCTTCAAGAGATGTTGTATCCCAAACATGCtcattaaggttttgagtataCGACCACTAAAGAAATGAATTGAAATCagaaaaaagaaacttaactTTAAATTTTCATGTGTGAATTGATTAAGACACCATCTACCTAGAGCCACTTAATCAACCTACGATCCTCCATTTCCAAGATATAAGCACTAA belongs to Amaranthus tricolor cultivar Red isolate AtriRed21 chromosome 17, ASM2621246v1, whole genome shotgun sequence and includes:
- the LOC130804254 gene encoding uncharacterized protein LOC130804254, with translation MLNAMNGTKRRNVFLSSNSDDSPFQIKKAIAESSLGCQETVVSPSPEGVTAAAPLLDRRKAARQHVRALNTEFASWVQSQLRDHPDELWEDGIMDYLRQASDILGKFTDVVNWLKEKNCIEGSTSLLGTQYSEKKNTLQTNSKDVKSGPGTYVFGSSENTGFLHSSNSGASSSTSTSSSILSSTSSSPSWSFGLSANTQALSQSASASPVTSWSSGVSFGIKSPPPVKTVSFSTSLSFGVSSSNQASSLANTTSFLSSTSSGIFSNSQTPLFGSSIAGTSFKSQETFMFGNQKPAAINDSVKEDVDNDNEPEQPSSPSVKSSEEKGITVVHETKCKLYIKSTDSADKEPWKDKGAGKLFIKCVEAASKGTKESKPRILVRNDVGKIMLNASLYPGIKTNLQKNAIVTIFHTLDESGESGKAVARTVLIRVKNEEERNKLADIIHEHAPTA